One region of Thiorhodovibrio frisius genomic DNA includes:
- a CDS encoding trypsin-like peptidase domain-containing protein, which translates to MISRRPSSRTAAALVLSLTALSTLLASTPLRSSDDATRAHMDAATLRVLCLSEDGTELGTGSGFVIGDGRHVVTNWHVVDCTAAAGQAAVLISATERDGRDPAGEPVVGVQVVSSDTNRDLAILALDRPLRRPAVTFASAASVRKLDPVVAYGFPCVADREDAGDLADPSATTGVVSRIDPAAPGAGLPRLIQLDAAINPGNSGGPLFDAAGRVIGINTMKALTEVATTDPDSDGTPVRVPLGEGIGWAVVSDELLPYLDRLGIAYRVESTRPEAADHVLSGGVWLTIAALALGLMVLTLLARRARSATPSTAVRQSSLRAPQPAAAPAQTPPGQAQLRGLAGPYAGVKIPLGAEPLAIGRDPAMAQLVIPPTFGRVSKRHALISYDRPTRQFRVEDCWSSHGTFVNGEPLPPGGSTTLTPGGRVDLATAEVAFEVLLT; encoded by the coding sequence GTGATCAGCCGAAGACCCAGCTCACGCACCGCAGCGGCACTGGTATTGTCGCTGACAGCACTCAGCACCCTGCTTGCCAGCACGCCGCTGCGCTCCAGCGACGACGCCACCCGCGCGCACATGGATGCGGCAACGCTGCGGGTGCTGTGCCTGAGCGAAGATGGCACGGAGCTCGGCACTGGATCAGGCTTCGTCATTGGCGATGGTCGTCACGTCGTCACCAATTGGCATGTGGTCGACTGCACTGCCGCGGCGGGACAGGCTGCGGTGCTGATCTCTGCAACCGAGCGCGACGGGCGCGACCCAGCCGGCGAGCCGGTGGTCGGGGTACAGGTCGTCAGCTCGGATACGAATCGCGATCTGGCCATTCTGGCACTGGATCGACCACTGCGCCGCCCGGCAGTCACCTTTGCGAGTGCGGCCAGCGTACGCAAGCTCGACCCGGTCGTCGCCTATGGATTTCCTTGTGTGGCCGACCGCGAAGACGCCGGCGATCTGGCCGATCCCAGCGCGACCACTGGCGTGGTCAGTCGCATCGACCCGGCGGCACCGGGCGCTGGTCTGCCTCGGCTGATCCAGCTCGACGCCGCCATCAATCCCGGCAACTCCGGCGGGCCGCTGTTCGACGCCGCTGGCCGCGTGATCGGCATCAACACCATGAAGGCACTGACGGAGGTCGCCACCACCGACCCGGATTCCGATGGCACGCCGGTGCGGGTGCCGCTCGGCGAGGGCATCGGCTGGGCCGTGGTCAGCGATGAACTGCTGCCCTATCTAGATCGTCTCGGGATCGCTTATCGGGTGGAATCCACCCGGCCAGAGGCCGCTGACCATGTCCTATCCGGCGGCGTCTGGCTGACCATCGCCGCGCTGGCGCTGGGCCTGATGGTCTTGACCCTGCTTGCCCGCCGCGCTCGCTCTGCCACCCCGAGCACCGCCGTCCGCCAGTCGAGCTTACGCGCTCCGCAGCCCGCCGCAGCGCCAGCACAAACGCCGCCCGGACAGGCGCAACTGCGCGGCCTCGCCGGCCCCTATGCCGGCGTCAAGATTCCGCTCGGTGCCGAGCCTCTTGCCATCGGCCGCGATCCGGCCATGGCGCAACTGGTGATTCCACCCACTTTTGGTCGAGTCAGTAAACGCCATGCGCTGATCAGCTATGATCGCCCGACACGCCAGTTTCGGGTCGAGGACTGCTGGTCTTCCCACGGCACCTTTGTGAATGGCGAGCCACTGCCACCCGGTGGCTCGACCACCCTGACGCCGGGCGGCCGCGTCGATCTGGCAACGGCTGAGGTCGCTTTCGAGGTACTTTTGACATGA
- a CDS encoding PP2C family protein-serine/threonine phosphatase, whose amino-acid sequence MTTLTFRTAQLSVAGGRTLNEDALGQGEGIWVLADGLGGHGGGEIASRLAVNAVLATTQVASTGLPNLTEIIAAAHQTVVDGQQEAARLVAMRTTLVLLCSDGRNARWAHVGDSRLYGFRAGRLWVQTADHSVPQVLALAGEITPEQIRGHEDRNRLLRCLGQERPPKPALSEATVALQPGDVFLLCSDGFWEWVDENEMQQTLAETSEPTAWLERMEQRLLERAEPGHDNYSAMAIFVDGSPT is encoded by the coding sequence ATGACCACCCTAACCTTTCGCACCGCCCAGTTAAGCGTCGCCGGCGGGCGCACTCTGAATGAGGACGCACTGGGGCAAGGCGAAGGCATCTGGGTGCTGGCCGATGGTCTCGGCGGTCACGGTGGCGGCGAGATCGCCTCGCGCCTTGCCGTCAACGCAGTTCTTGCCACCACCCAGGTCGCCAGCACCGGTCTGCCCAATCTGACCGAGATTATCGCCGCCGCCCACCAGACCGTGGTCGATGGTCAGCAAGAGGCCGCGCGTCTGGTCGCCATGCGCACCACTCTGGTGCTGTTATGCAGCGATGGCCGCAACGCCCGCTGGGCGCATGTTGGCGATAGTCGGCTGTATGGCTTTCGCGCCGGGCGTCTGTGGGTGCAGACCGCCGATCACAGCGTGCCCCAGGTGCTGGCACTGGCCGGGGAGATTACACCGGAGCAGATCCGTGGTCACGAGGATCGCAACCGCCTGCTGCGCTGTCTGGGACAGGAGCGCCCACCCAAGCCAGCGCTGTCCGAGGCCACAGTCGCGCTGCAACCGGGCGATGTCTTTCTGCTGTGCAGCGATGGCTTCTGGGAATGGGTTGATGAGAACGAAATGCAACAGACGCTGGCCGAGACCAGCGAGCCGACGGCCTGGCTTGAGCGCATGGAGCAGCGCCTGCTTGAGCGCGCCGAACCCGGCCATGACAACTACAGCGCCATGGCCATTTTCGTCGACGGATCGCCGACCTGA
- a CDS encoding YfaP family protein, translated as MLKRRSREISIFNLSMLDVFASAMAAFLIIMIILLPYYERDAIADQSRIAELQQALDATQAELASAEAAREAAEAETQSARAEAERQRQQAESLVSRLARTFLVLYIRWNTLDDIDLHVIDPSGAEFYFEHKTRPGRPGELSEDTINGPGNEVWEVRDAPPGRYQIFAQLYKDKDARKPAVVQGRVFHRDGSNAFPTVRLNRTSESALITTIQVDADGNVSLR; from the coding sequence ATGCTCAAGCGCCGCAGCCGCGAGATTTCGATTTTCAACCTATCGATGCTCGATGTGTTCGCGAGCGCGATGGCAGCCTTTCTGATCATCATGATCATTCTGCTGCCCTACTACGAGCGCGACGCCATCGCCGATCAATCCCGCATCGCCGAATTGCAGCAGGCACTGGATGCCACCCAGGCCGAGCTGGCGAGTGCCGAGGCGGCGCGAGAAGCCGCTGAGGCGGAGACCCAGAGCGCACGCGCCGAGGCAGAGCGCCAACGGCAGCAGGCTGAGAGCCTGGTCAGCCGGCTGGCGCGCACCTTTCTGGTGCTCTATATCCGCTGGAACACGCTCGACGATATCGATCTGCATGTGATCGACCCCAGCGGCGCTGAGTTCTATTTCGAGCACAAAACCCGCCCCGGGCGCCCCGGAGAGCTGAGCGAGGATACGATTAATGGACCTGGCAACGAGGTCTGGGAAGTGCGCGATGCCCCGCCGGGCCGCTACCAGATCTTCGCCCAGCTCTACAAAGACAAGGATGCTCGCAAGCCGGCTGTCGTGCAGGGCCGCGTCTTTCATCGCGACGGAAGCAACGCCTTTCCGACCGTGCGGCTAAACCGCACGAGTGAGTCCGCGCTCATCACGACCATTCAGGTCGATGCCGACGGTAACGTTTCGTTGCGATAA
- a CDS encoding protein kinase domain-containing protein, with product MTTDSAHLCPGCFAATAGANPCPHCGYDEQVPRGPLVLPHHRLLNGQFLVGRVLGRPGGFGITYLAWDQQLHTRVAIKEYLPRDLAGRDMDKSTIAAHSVEDAELFRYGLDQFLREARTLAQLDHPNIVRVRQFFEANGTAYLVMDYYDGVSLAEYLDQQGGKLPEQAAVQLMLPILDGLRAVHAKGFLHRDVKPQNIYLAKTDTGGTRPILLDFGAARQAMGERSRSLSVVVSAGYAPFEQYQRKGQQGPWTDIYSAAAVLYKAVTGVEPPEATERMSADELKPASDFGVSLALSKALTSALAVTPSDRPQTAQAIQDQIKPKDPEHRIDNAPSYPKDEVTPSRTFSKSNVGARKAKREEANENEIPLTDFAQIKGIPEAKVINMIRDGFYIGRLVNGSWFVSKDELDPTEDTYPYSLNLRGNQNGHSSLYESEFTSENFQSEIPVKKFAGLKGLTEAKVIDMIRDGFYEGRLIDGEWFVSKEEIKQESRNDTRGKLKHYKIFISHTGKIEAVKQGWSWPAFCFGGFWAFFKKLWVIGILYFVGFFTLGLIEGALEAEPIVGAGPPPDTLYSLISIGIALLFGGLGNQWREKNLSSKGFEPKDTISAKNAMKAIATWKKTS from the coding sequence ATGACCACTGACTCAGCGCACCTTTGCCCCGGCTGCTTCGCCGCTACTGCAGGTGCCAATCCCTGCCCCCACTGCGGTTATGACGAACAGGTGCCGCGTGGGCCGCTCGTTCTACCTCACCATAGGCTGCTCAATGGCCAGTTTCTCGTTGGCCGCGTGCTCGGTAGGCCGGGTGGGTTTGGCATTACCTATCTGGCTTGGGACCAACAGCTACATACGCGCGTAGCGATTAAGGAATACCTCCCGCGCGATCTGGCCGGGCGTGATATGGACAAGAGCACGATCGCCGCCCACTCAGTAGAAGATGCCGAGCTGTTCCGCTACGGCCTCGATCAGTTCCTGCGCGAGGCACGCACGCTTGCCCAGCTCGATCATCCGAACATCGTTCGGGTACGCCAGTTCTTCGAGGCGAATGGCACCGCCTACCTGGTGATGGACTACTACGATGGCGTGTCCCTAGCTGAGTACCTAGACCAACAGGGTGGCAAGTTACCAGAGCAGGCCGCCGTTCAGCTCATGCTGCCGATTCTCGATGGGCTACGTGCGGTGCACGCCAAGGGCTTCCTGCACCGCGATGTAAAGCCGCAGAACATCTATCTGGCCAAGACCGACACCGGCGGCACGCGCCCGATCCTGCTGGACTTCGGTGCCGCGCGCCAAGCAATGGGCGAGCGCAGCCGCTCGCTATCAGTGGTAGTCAGCGCTGGCTATGCACCGTTCGAGCAATACCAGCGCAAAGGCCAGCAAGGGCCTTGGACTGACATCTATTCAGCAGCGGCGGTGCTTTATAAAGCCGTGACAGGCGTCGAGCCGCCTGAAGCTACAGAGCGCATGAGCGCGGACGAACTCAAACCGGCCAGCGACTTTGGCGTCTCTCTGGCTCTCAGTAAGGCGCTTACTTCGGCGCTAGCGGTTACCCCCTCAGATCGGCCTCAAACAGCGCAAGCAATCCAAGACCAAATAAAGCCGAAAGATCCAGAGCATCGTATAGATAATGCGCCTTCCTACCCCAAAGATGAAGTCACACCCTCAAGGACATTTTCCAAGAGCAATGTTGGTGCTCGCAAAGCCAAGCGCGAGGAAGCTAACGAAAACGAAATCCCTTTGACTGACTTTGCTCAAATAAAAGGCATACCAGAAGCCAAGGTTATCAATATGATACGAGATGGCTTCTATATTGGTCGCTTGGTGAACGGATCGTGGTTTGTCAGTAAGGACGAGTTAGACCCAACAGAAGATACGTACCCCTATAGCTTGAACTTACGGGGCAATCAGAATGGCCACTCAAGCCTCTATGAAAGTGAATTTACTTCAGAGAATTTCCAAAGCGAGATTCCAGTCAAAAAGTTCGCGGGACTCAAGGGACTTACCGAAGCTAAAGTGATCGATATGATTCGAGATGGATTCTATGAGGGCCGCCTGATCGATGGGGAATGGTTTGTAAGCAAAGAAGAAATCAAGCAAGAGAGCAGAAATGACACGAGAGGAAAACTCAAACACTATAAAATCTTTATCTCCCACACAGGGAAGATTGAGGCGGTCAAGCAAGGTTGGTCATGGCCAGCCTTCTGTTTCGGGGGATTCTGGGCGTTTTTCAAGAAACTCTGGGTTATTGGAATATTATACTTTGTTGGATTCTTTACTCTTGGGTTAATTGAAGGCGCTTTGGAAGCCGAGCCTATCGTCGGGGCTGGGCCGCCACCTGACACTCTATACTCCTTGATTAGTATCGGCATAGCGCTTCTTTTTGGCGGACTAGGAAACCAATGGAGAGAAAAAAATCTCAGCTCAAAAGGTTTCGAGCCGAAAGATACGATTAGCGCCAAGAATGCCATGAAGGCAATAGCAACGTGGAAGAAAACAAGCTGA
- a CDS encoding DUF433 domain-containing protein, which yields MTDLITIDLGICHGKPCIRGLRYPVENILEWLAGGMRIDEILAHYEDLTREDILAALAFAA from the coding sequence ATGACCGATTTGATTACAATTGATCTTGGCATCTGCCACGGAAAGCCTTGCATTCGTGGACTGCGCTATCCGGTCGAAAACATCCTCGAATGGCTGGCCGGCGGGATGAGAATTGATGAGATCCTGGCTCACTACGAAGATTTGACGCGAGAAGACATCCTGGCGGCGCTCGCCTTCGCGGCTTGA
- a CDS encoding FHA domain-containing protein — MPMKSCGKGHFYDDSAHSTCPYCGVDMDIGATVGVSNSVAQNVEVEASVTRAAGRVGAPPQRDDGVTRHIWAEKLGGIDPVVGWLVCIEGPDKGRDFRIHSERNFIGRAPTMDIAIAGDASISRENHAVISYNPKKNRFSLAPGDSRGLVYLNDDEVLAAEVLTAYDRIELGASKLLFVPFCGEPFRWSDGD; from the coding sequence ATGCCCATGAAATCCTGCGGCAAAGGCCATTTCTACGACGACAGCGCGCATTCCACCTGCCCCTATTGCGGTGTCGATATGGACATCGGTGCAACCGTTGGCGTCTCCAACTCGGTCGCGCAGAATGTTGAGGTGGAGGCATCGGTGACCCGAGCCGCCGGTCGCGTCGGGGCGCCGCCACAGCGTGACGATGGCGTTACCCGACACATCTGGGCCGAGAAACTCGGTGGCATCGATCCGGTTGTCGGCTGGCTGGTGTGCATTGAGGGGCCGGACAAGGGGCGGGATTTTCGCATCCATAGTGAGCGCAATTTTATTGGGCGTGCACCGACTATGGATATAGCCATTGCCGGCGATGCCAGCATTAGTCGCGAGAATCACGCGGTGATCAGCTACAACCCGAAGAAGAACCGCTTCAGCCTCGCGCCCGGCGACAGCCGTGGGCTGGTCTATCTGAACGATGACGAAGTCCTCGCCGCCGAGGTGCTGACGGCCTATGACCGGATCGAGTTGGGCGCGAGCAAATTGCTGTTCGTGCCCTTCTGCGGCGAGCCCTTCCGCTGGTCGGATGGGGACTGA
- a CDS encoding FHA domain-containing protein, translated as MASPTTKIHIGRDPRCEIALNHHTVSSQHAELSFLGDGKLLLTDCRSRNGTFLIAANGQRQRLHQALVSPMDQVDFGEARLRVREILEAWRLKSPAAASKTEAPSEPEPTPAPALGEPLERCDCGAIKAVGGTCPACGQ; from the coding sequence TTGGCCTCGCCCACTACCAAGATCCACATCGGTCGCGATCCGCGCTGCGAGATCGCGCTCAACCATCACACCGTCAGCAGCCAGCATGCCGAGCTGAGCTTTCTGGGCGACGGCAAACTGCTGCTCACCGACTGCCGCAGCCGCAACGGCACCTTTCTGATTGCGGCGAACGGCCAGCGTCAACGCCTGCATCAGGCTCTGGTCTCGCCCATGGATCAGGTTGATTTCGGCGAGGCACGCCTACGAGTGCGGGAGATTCTCGAAGCCTGGCGGCTTAAGTCGCCGGCTGCTGCATCCAAGACCGAGGCACCGAGTGAGCCCGAACCCACACCCGCGCCCGCACTAGGCGAGCCACTCGAACGCTGTGACTGCGGCGCCATCAAGGCGGTCGGCGGCACTTGCCCCGCCTGTGGCCAATGA